A part of Candidatus Margulisiibacteriota bacterium genomic DNA contains:
- a CDS encoding RnfABCDGE type electron transport complex subunit D codes for MKILAVSPHLHSGVTTPVLMRAVLIALTPAWLASVIFFGWSAVWLTA; via the coding sequence ATGAAAATTTTAGCGGTATCGCCGCATTTACACTCGGGAGTGACCACGCCGGTTTTGATGCGCGCTGTTTTGATCGCTTTAACTCCCGCCTGGCTGGCCTCCGTGATCTTTTTTGGCTGGTCGGCAGTCTGGCTGACAGC
- the rsxC gene encoding electron transport complex subunit RsxC produces the protein MRTPVYSDYKSLTRGLALTELPAPEYLYVPLLQHVGAPAVSLVKKGDQVRRGQLIGSADAFVTANVHSPVSGEVADLVKIKNPQGNLVEAVKIKNDFQDERDPNLKQYPPLAELDTENIREIIREIGLVGLGGAAFPTHVKVSPPKDKKVDTLILNAAECEPYLNADYRLLLEHPNEVVQGLRLLAKAACAVWVVVAIEDNKKDVIAGLKNCGVEEFARIALLPSVYPAGAEKVLVKRTVGRKIPNKGLPIDVGAVVVNVGTAYQLARSVQTGLPLLERVVTVSGEFANPGNYWVRLGTLYQDVVKLPENFAKKDFRVISGGPMMGFAMAALDLPVAKGVSGIILLRSQVFTETNCLRCARCVDACPLGLLPYRERGLTDCMECGLCAFVCPARKYLVQKIRQHKAAEKRELSK, from the coding sequence ATGAGAACTCCGGTGTATAGCGATTACAAGTCTTTGACGCGCGGCCTGGCGCTTACGGAACTACCTGCGCCGGAATATCTCTATGTGCCGCTGCTCCAGCATGTCGGCGCGCCAGCGGTGAGTTTGGTCAAAAAAGGCGACCAGGTGCGGCGCGGCCAGTTGATCGGCTCGGCGGACGCTTTTGTCACGGCCAATGTACATTCTCCGGTGTCCGGCGAAGTGGCGGATCTGGTCAAGATCAAAAACCCGCAGGGCAATTTGGTCGAGGCGGTCAAGATCAAAAATGACTTTCAGGACGAGCGCGATCCCAATCTCAAGCAGTATCCGCCGCTGGCCGAGCTGGATACGGAAAACATCCGCGAAATAATCCGTGAGATCGGTTTGGTGGGACTGGGCGGCGCGGCTTTTCCCACGCATGTCAAAGTGTCGCCGCCCAAAGACAAAAAAGTCGATACGCTGATCCTCAACGCCGCGGAATGTGAGCCGTACCTCAACGCGGATTACCGGCTTTTGCTCGAGCATCCCAATGAAGTGGTGCAGGGACTGCGTTTGCTGGCCAAAGCTGCCTGCGCGGTCTGGGTGGTCGTGGCTATTGAGGACAATAAAAAAGACGTCATTGCCGGCTTGAAAAACTGCGGTGTGGAAGAATTTGCCCGCATTGCTTTACTGCCGTCAGTCTATCCCGCCGGAGCGGAAAAGGTGCTGGTCAAAAGAACGGTCGGCCGCAAAATACCAAATAAGGGGCTGCCGATCGATGTGGGCGCGGTCGTGGTCAATGTCGGCACGGCTTATCAGCTGGCGCGCAGCGTGCAGACCGGCCTGCCGCTGCTTGAACGTGTGGTCACGGTGTCCGGCGAGTTTGCCAATCCGGGCAATTATTGGGTCAGGCTCGGAACTCTGTATCAAGATGTGGTCAAGCTGCCGGAAAATTTTGCGAAAAAAGATTTTCGCGTGATCTCCGGCGGGCCGATGATGGGTTTTGCTATGGCCGCGCTGGATCTGCCGGTGGCTAAAGGTGTTTCCGGAATTATCCTGCTGCGTTCACAGGTCTTCACAGAAACGAACTGTCTCCGCTGCGCGCGCTGTGTTGACGCCTGTCCGCTGGGTTTGTTGCCGTACCGCGAAAGAGGTTTGACGGACTGCATGGAGTGCGGGCTTTGCGCTTTTGTCTGCCCCGCGCGCAAATATCTGGTGCAAAAGATCAGACAGCACAAGGCCGCTGAAAAACGGGAGTTGAGCAAATGA